From one Streptomyces sp. Q6 genomic stretch:
- the crgA gene encoding cell division protein CrgA produces the protein MPKSRIRKKADYTPPPASKQAANIKLTNRGWVAPVMLAMFLIGLAWIVVFYVTDGSLPLDSLGNWNIVVGFGFIAAGFGVSTQWK, from the coding sequence GTGCCGAAGTCACGTATCCGCAAGAAGGCCGATTACACGCCGCCGCCCGCCTCGAAGCAGGCAGCCAATATCAAGCTGACCAACCGCGGCTGGGTGGCCCCGGTGATGCTCGCGATGTTCCTCATCGGGCTCGCCTGGATCGTGGTCTTCTACGTGACGGACGGATCCCTGCCGCTCGACTCCCTCGGCAACTGGAACATCGTGGTGGGCTTCGGCTTCATCGCCGCCGGCTTCGGTGTCTCCACGCAGTGGAAGTGA
- a CDS encoding DUF881 domain-containing protein, whose product MSNSADPDKSGRFRPVRLLTVGVFALAGLIFFTSFNTAKGTNIRTDASLLKLSDLIQERSHKNKELEEANSGVRGDVEAFAERDDGSTKAEDEKLDRLEEASGTKKLKGQGVSVTLDDAPPNAVAKLPGYPEPQPNDLVIHQQDLQAVVNALWQGGAKGIKVMDQRLISTSAVRCVGNTLILQGRVYSPPYKITAVGDPEALQKAVAASPEIQNYMLYVNAYGLGWKVEEDGAVTLPGYSGTVDLHYAKPTQ is encoded by the coding sequence TTGAGCAATTCTGCCGACCCTGACAAGAGCGGGCGCTTCCGGCCTGTGCGCCTGCTCACTGTGGGCGTTTTCGCCCTCGCGGGGCTCATCTTCTTCACCAGTTTCAATACGGCCAAGGGCACCAATATCCGTACGGATGCGTCTCTTCTGAAGCTCTCCGACCTCATTCAGGAGCGGAGCCACAAGAACAAGGAACTGGAAGAGGCGAACAGCGGGGTCCGCGGTGATGTCGAGGCGTTCGCCGAGCGGGACGACGGGTCGACGAAGGCCGAGGACGAGAAGCTCGACCGGCTCGAAGAGGCGTCGGGGACGAAGAAGCTCAAGGGGCAGGGCGTCTCGGTGACGCTGGACGACGCTCCGCCGAACGCCGTGGCGAAGCTGCCCGGCTATCCGGAGCCGCAGCCCAATGACCTCGTCATCCACCAGCAGGACCTCCAGGCGGTGGTGAACGCTCTGTGGCAGGGCGGTGCCAAGGGCATCAAGGTCATGGACCAGCGGCTGATCTCCACGTCCGCCGTGCGCTGTGTGGGCAACACCCTGATCCTTCAGGGCCGGGTCTACTCGCCGCCGTACAAGATCACCGCGGTCGGGGATCCGGAGGCGTTGCAGAAGGCCGTCGCGGCGTCGCCGGAGATCCAGAACTACATGCTGTACGTGAACGCGTACGGGCTCGGCTGGAAAGTCGAGGAGGACGGGGCGGTGACTCTTCCCGGTTACTCGGGCACAGTGGATCTCCACTACGCGAAGCCCACGCAGTAG
- a CDS encoding class E sortase, protein MRVVVRTFSELCITVGALIVLFVVYVLFWTGVKADGAMDRQIDALQEQWAKRPVASAGPDGPDGPDEMRTSPPKPPVYEDGKPFAVMYIPRLGFTWNKPVLEGTKVGTLKKGLGHYAGTAQLGQRGNFAVAGHRRTYGDPFKDFPRLRPGDPVVLTDGTSWFTYVIDTKPYRTVPSDVAVIDPVPRKSGYAGPGRYLTLTTCEPEWGHSHRLIVWAHLDSTQPVEAGKPEALRR, encoded by the coding sequence GTGCGAGTCGTCGTCCGGACGTTCAGCGAGCTGTGCATCACCGTCGGCGCCCTGATCGTGTTGTTCGTCGTGTACGTGCTGTTCTGGACCGGGGTGAAGGCCGACGGTGCGATGGACCGTCAGATCGATGCCCTTCAGGAGCAGTGGGCGAAGCGGCCGGTGGCCAGTGCCGGGCCGGACGGGCCGGACGGGCCGGACGAGATGCGGACGTCGCCGCCGAAGCCGCCCGTGTACGAGGACGGGAAGCCCTTCGCCGTGATGTACATCCCGCGGCTTGGTTTCACGTGGAACAAGCCGGTGCTGGAGGGCACGAAGGTCGGGACCCTGAAGAAGGGGCTCGGGCATTACGCCGGTACGGCGCAGCTCGGGCAGAGGGGGAACTTCGCGGTGGCGGGGCACCGGCGGACGTACGGCGATCCGTTCAAGGACTTTCCGAGGCTGCGGCCGGGTGATCCGGTGGTGCTGACGGATGGGACGAGCTGGTTCACGTACGTCATCGACACGAAGCCGTACAGGACGGTGCCGAGTGATGTGGCGGTCATCGATCCGGTGCCGCGCAAGTCCGGGTACGCGGGGCCGGGCCGCTATTTGACGCTGACGACGTGTGAGCCGGAGTGGGGGCACAGTCATCGGTTGATCGTCTGGGCGCACCTTGATTCCACTCAGCCTGTGGAGGCCGGGAAACCGGAGGCGTTGCGCCGTTAG
- a CDS encoding aminodeoxychorismate/anthranilate synthase component II, which yields MSARILVVDNYDSFVFNLVQYLYQLGAECEVLRNDEVTTSHAQDGFDGALLSPGPGAPEQAGVCIEMVRHCAATGVPVFGVCLGMQSMQVAYGGVVDRAPELLHGKTSLVRHEGKGVFAGLPDPFTATRYHSLAAEPGTVPDALEVTARTEDGIIMGLRHRELPVEGVQFHPESVLTEHGHLMLANWLVECGDAGAVARSAGLAPVVGRASA from the coding sequence GTGAGCGCGCGCATTCTTGTTGTCGACAACTACGACAGCTTCGTTTTCAACCTCGTTCAGTACCTGTATCAGCTGGGTGCGGAGTGTGAGGTGTTGCGCAATGACGAGGTGACGACCTCGCATGCGCAGGACGGTTTCGACGGGGCGCTGCTCAGCCCGGGGCCGGGGGCTCCGGAGCAGGCGGGTGTCTGTATCGAGATGGTGCGGCACTGTGCTGCGACGGGTGTGCCGGTCTTCGGCGTGTGTCTCGGTATGCAGTCGATGCAGGTCGCGTACGGGGGTGTGGTGGACCGGGCGCCGGAGTTGCTGCACGGCAAGACGTCGTTGGTGCGGCATGAGGGCAAGGGTGTCTTCGCGGGGTTGCCCGATCCGTTCACCGCGACGCGCTATCACTCGTTGGCGGCGGAGCCGGGGACCGTTCCGGATGCGTTGGAGGTCACGGCGCGGACCGAGGACGGGATCATCATGGGGCTGCGGCATCGGGAGTTGCCGGTGGAGGGTGTTCAGTTCCATCCGGAGTCGGTGCTCACGGAGCATGGGCATCTGATGTTGGCGAACTGGCTCGTGGAGTGTGGTGACGCGGGTGCGGTGGCCAGATCGGCGGGGCTGGCGCCGGTCGTGGGCAGGGCCTCGGCGTGA